Proteins from a single region of Geothrix sp. PMB-07:
- a CDS encoding APC family permease has protein sequence MPNFRRILLGRRLASEESHEARISNPVALAVFSSDALSSVAYGTGEIMAVLGPYMAMAAFGPAVLSWSWPVAVGIVLLLTILTISYRQTIFAYPSGGGAYIVAKENLGEVPAQVAGASLLVDYVLTVAVSVSAGVTAITSAFPAADPYRVIIAIGVVAFIGTVNLRGVKESGAVFAVPTYGFVISMFAIIGLGFWRYFHGGVPVGEHHMAVAPPLPGWLAIWVFMKAYAAGCTALTGVEAISNGVSAFREPTSHNASRTMMYMVLMLGAMFLGITWLANHFGIVYLGDGESLLSMLERRILGDGPGIAHFTYLVMQAFTMLILCLAANTAYADFPRLAAMMARDGFLPRQFSSQGDRLVFSNGIFILSLLSGILLWIFNAREHHLMPLYAVGVFLGFTLSQTGMVRHWLKLRGEKWVVKSVINGAGAITTLVVMTVIIVTKFTHGAWVVVLVLPIMVMTFFNIHRHYIRVKSILAGSRADFISPRKNRVVVLVSGIHSGVVQALNYAKVIADRGEVEAITVDFPDEHGRDSAALERLRSDWPRYCEGIPLRALRSPYRKIVEPIVEELDRMRRVEPEYTITVILPEFVTGHWWANLLHNQTAWRIKTTLLMKPKTVVISIPYHLEPLVE, from the coding sequence ATGCCGAATTTCCGAAGAATCCTCCTGGGTCGCCGCCTCGCCAGCGAGGAGAGCCACGAAGCTCGGATCAGCAACCCCGTCGCCTTGGCGGTATTCAGCTCGGATGCGCTCTCTTCGGTGGCCTACGGAACGGGCGAAATCATGGCCGTGCTCGGGCCCTACATGGCCATGGCGGCTTTTGGCCCGGCAGTGCTGTCCTGGTCCTGGCCCGTGGCTGTGGGCATCGTGCTGCTGCTCACCATCCTCACGATCAGCTATCGGCAGACGATCTTCGCTTATCCCAGCGGCGGCGGCGCCTACATCGTGGCCAAGGAAAACCTGGGCGAAGTGCCCGCTCAGGTGGCAGGCGCTTCGTTGCTGGTGGATTACGTCCTGACGGTGGCGGTGAGCGTGTCCGCCGGCGTCACGGCGATCACCAGCGCCTTCCCCGCGGCCGATCCCTATCGCGTGATCATCGCCATCGGTGTGGTGGCCTTCATCGGCACGGTCAACTTGCGGGGCGTGAAGGAAAGTGGCGCCGTGTTCGCGGTGCCCACCTACGGGTTCGTCATCTCCATGTTCGCCATCATCGGCCTGGGCTTCTGGCGCTACTTCCATGGCGGTGTGCCCGTGGGAGAGCACCACATGGCCGTGGCGCCACCGCTCCCGGGTTGGCTGGCCATCTGGGTGTTCATGAAGGCCTACGCGGCGGGCTGCACGGCGCTGACGGGGGTCGAGGCCATCTCCAACGGCGTCTCGGCCTTCCGGGAGCCCACCTCCCACAACGCCAGCCGCACGATGATGTACATGGTGCTCATGCTGGGGGCCATGTTCCTGGGCATCACCTGGCTGGCGAACCACTTCGGCATCGTCTACCTGGGCGATGGTGAATCCCTTCTGTCCATGCTGGAACGCCGCATCCTGGGCGATGGCCCGGGCATCGCGCACTTCACGTACCTGGTCATGCAGGCGTTCACCATGCTGATCCTCTGTCTGGCCGCCAACACGGCCTACGCGGACTTCCCAAGGCTGGCGGCCATGATGGCCCGGGATGGTTTCCTGCCCCGCCAGTTCTCCAGCCAGGGCGACCGCCTGGTGTTCTCCAACGGCATCTTCATCCTGTCGCTGCTATCGGGCATCCTGCTCTGGATCTTCAACGCCCGCGAGCACCACTTGATGCCGCTCTATGCCGTGGGCGTGTTCCTGGGGTTCACGCTGTCGCAAACGGGCATGGTGCGCCACTGGTTGAAGCTCCGCGGCGAAAAATGGGTGGTCAAATCGGTCATCAACGGCGCGGGCGCCATCACCACGCTGGTGGTGATGACTGTGATCATCGTGACCAAGTTCACGCATGGCGCCTGGGTGGTGGTGCTGGTGCTGCCCATCATGGTGATGACCTTCTTCAACATCCACCGGCACTACATCCGTGTGAAGTCCATCCTGGCGGGCAGCCGCGCGGATTTCATCAGCCCCCGCAAGAATCGTGTGGTGGTGCTGGTCTCGGGCATTCACTCGGGTGTGGTACAGGCCCTCAACTACGCGAAGGTCATCGCCGACCGCGGTGAAGTGGAGGCCATCACGGTGGATTTCCCGGATGAGCATGGCCGGGACAGCGCCGCCCTGGAGCGCCTGCGCTCGGATTGGCCGCGCTACTGCGAAGGCATTCCGCTGCGCGCCCTGCGCAGCCCCTACCGCAAGATCGTCGAGCCCATCGTGGAAGAGTTGGATCGCATGCGGCGGGTGGAGCCGGAGTACACCATCACCGTCATCCTGCCCGAATTTGTGACGGGCCACTGGTGGGCAAACCTGCTGCACAACCAGACCGCTTGGCGCATCAAGACCACCCTGCTCATGAAGCCCAAGACTGTGGTGATCTCCATTCCGTACCACCTGGAACCCCTGGTGGAGTAG
- a CDS encoding ribonuclease domain-containing protein — MTRWWRFLASLALGPVCLAVLLPLFGCGTGSEMPPPAQAQVQSAPKDAIPVHAREALTYIRQHGFAPPGYVGGRVFGNYEGLLPRYNTKGKRIEYREWDVRPKAEGKNRGAERLVTGSDGRAWYSADHYRSFLEVK, encoded by the coding sequence ATGACCCGCTGGTGGAGGTTTCTGGCAAGCCTGGCCCTGGGCCCGGTCTGCCTGGCCGTCCTGCTGCCTTTGTTTGGCTGTGGGACGGGATCGGAGATGCCTCCTCCGGCGCAGGCCCAGGTTCAGTCCGCGCCCAAGGATGCGATTCCGGTTCATGCACGGGAAGCGCTGACCTACATTCGCCAGCATGGCTTCGCGCCGCCGGGGTACGTGGGAGGCCGGGTGTTCGGCAATTACGAGGGCCTGCTGCCCCGCTACAACACCAAGGGCAAGCGCATCGAGTACCGGGAATGGGATGTGCGCCCCAAGGCTGAGGGCAAGAACCGCGGCGCCGAGCGCCTGGTCACTGGAAGCGATGGACGGGCCTGGTATTCCGCGGACCACTACCGCAGCTTCCTCGAAGTGAAATGA
- a CDS encoding barstar family protein, translating into MEEWCKAASFPPHFGGTWDALRDVLSDLPEGGTFLVLDADQLLQDAPSEEAHLLWMVLKAVQEDLRPKPFQLLLQAEGSAYSTLVDGLRALGLDQPDVAR; encoded by the coding sequence ATGGAGGAGTGGTGTAAGGCTGCCTCCTTCCCACCCCACTTCGGCGGTACCTGGGACGCCCTGCGGGATGTGCTTTCCGATCTTCCTGAAGGCGGCACCTTCCTGGTGTTGGACGCGGACCAGCTGCTGCAGGACGCTCCGTCGGAAGAGGCGCACCTGTTGTGGATGGTCCTGAAGGCCGTCCAGGAGGACCTTCGCCCCAAGCCCTTCCAGTTGCTGTTGCAGGCCGAAGGCAGCGCCTACAGCACCCTCGTGGACGGGCTGCGGGCCCTGGGGTTGGATCAGCCGGATGTGGCGCGGTAG
- a CDS encoding MFS transporter has product MTTDTLGVFHPSTRFYRFTILIFISLLVLGSYFAYDSIGALENTLMAELHLDRSTIGSLYTAYSVAAIAIVFFGGMLYDKLGPRKASLLFSVLVFIGAVIVAVAKGKWMLIFGRLVFGAGSESLIVVQSAIISRWFKGKEMAMAFGIALTLSRVGTVFAFNTEELIADHFHSFRVALWAAALLCLFSVLCNLVFVAMDRHGEKVLNLQKAEAGDKIVFSDLKKFTSSYWFVVLLCVTFYSAIFPFTALSSDMFHDKWGIPNVTVMTGGFLSKVFYNFTHMFSTAPGITSITIAASMIFAPFAGGLVDRIGRRASLMVVGALIMIPAHLLLGITHWNPIPMMALLGVAFVLVPAAMWPSVPLVVEEKRVGTAFGLMTAIQNGGLALFPLLNGWLRDKTGTYTSTQVMFAGLGAVGLLFAFLLLRADKRHGSVLEAGSSAKD; this is encoded by the coding sequence ATGACCACCGACACCCTAGGCGTGTTCCATCCGAGCACCCGGTTCTACCGATTCACCATCCTGATCTTCATCAGCCTCCTGGTGCTGGGCAGCTATTTCGCCTACGACAGCATCGGCGCCCTGGAAAACACGCTGATGGCGGAGCTGCACCTGGACCGCAGCACCATCGGGTCGCTCTACACGGCCTACTCGGTGGCGGCCATCGCCATCGTGTTCTTCGGCGGCATGCTCTACGACAAGTTGGGGCCCCGCAAGGCCAGCCTCCTCTTCAGCGTGCTGGTGTTCATTGGTGCGGTCATCGTGGCCGTGGCCAAGGGCAAGTGGATGCTGATTTTCGGGCGCCTGGTTTTCGGGGCGGGCTCAGAGTCGCTGATCGTGGTGCAGAGCGCCATCATCAGTCGCTGGTTCAAGGGCAAGGAGATGGCCATGGCCTTTGGCATCGCCCTCACCCTCAGTCGCGTGGGCACCGTGTTTGCCTTCAACACCGAAGAGCTCATCGCGGATCACTTCCACAGCTTCCGAGTGGCGCTCTGGGCCGCTGCGCTGCTCTGCCTGTTCTCCGTCCTCTGCAACCTGGTGTTCGTGGCCATGGACCGCCACGGGGAGAAGGTGCTCAACCTCCAGAAGGCCGAAGCGGGGGACAAAATCGTGTTCTCCGACCTCAAGAAGTTCACCTCGTCCTACTGGTTCGTGGTGCTGCTCTGTGTGACCTTCTACAGCGCGATCTTCCCCTTCACGGCCCTGTCTTCGGACATGTTCCACGATAAATGGGGCATTCCCAACGTGACCGTCATGACCGGTGGCTTCCTGTCCAAGGTCTTCTACAACTTCACCCACATGTTCAGCACGGCGCCGGGCATCACGAGCATCACCATCGCGGCTTCGATGATTTTCGCGCCCTTCGCGGGCGGTCTCGTGGACCGCATCGGCCGCCGGGCCTCGTTGATGGTGGTGGGCGCGCTGATCATGATTCCCGCCCATCTGCTGCTGGGCATCACCCACTGGAACCCCATTCCCATGATGGCCCTGCTGGGTGTGGCCTTTGTGCTGGTGCCCGCTGCCATGTGGCCCTCGGTGCCGCTGGTGGTGGAAGAAAAGAGGGTGGGCACGGCCTTCGGCCTCATGACCGCCATCCAGAACGGCGGCCTGGCGCTCTTCCCCCTGCTCAATGGCTGGCTGCGAGACAAGACGGGCACCTACACCTCGACCCAGGTCATGTTCGCGGGCCTGGGCGCCGTGGGGCTTCTCTTTGCCTTCCTGCTGCTGAGGGCGGACAAGCGCCACGGGAGTGTGCTGGAAGCGGGATCTTCCGCCAAGGACTGA